A DNA window from Candidatus Protochlamydia naegleriophila contains the following coding sequences:
- a CDS encoding MFS transporter — translation MQTNADYHKNTQSIFIASKLLNSPLGVMYGLLAFIICKQLNATPLQITVLVSSKPLVALLSFYGFVFIKNKPHRLKSLIIASTIISFIPCFFFPFIANSWFCIFSFALFMMSARAMLPAWSEIFKLNITPDERGKVFSKGSTVNYLANIAIPLLIAPFMDWHPANWKWIFFLLAFIQLFHVLLLFRLKVNLANYCEHPLNGPKEGFSLQSVIVGPWKNSLNLIKQRPDFRNYQLVFLFGGTGLILAQPVLPLFFEQVLQLSYTQLAFAVSLCKGIGFALTSPIWAQWFNRISINLFNFYVTAFAGLFAIMLVLMNQQIEWLYVAYLIYGVMQAGSELSWNLAGPQFAQKEDSTLFTSVNVAMVGLRGCVAPFLGELLFLSSNFTVVFLCSASFCLTGACYSIWLDVQSRKAAQQSVLN, via the coding sequence ATGCAAACAAACGCAGACTATCACAAAAATACACAGTCTATTTTTATAGCAAGCAAGCTGTTGAATAGCCCTTTAGGTGTCATGTATGGGTTATTGGCATTTATCATTTGCAAGCAGCTCAATGCTACTCCGTTGCAAATTACTGTATTAGTCAGCTCTAAGCCTCTAGTTGCTCTTCTTTCTTTCTACGGCTTCGTCTTTATTAAAAACAAACCTCACCGACTTAAGTCTCTCATCATAGCCTCAACTATTATCAGCTTCATTCCCTGCTTTTTTTTCCCTTTTATCGCCAACAGCTGGTTTTGCATTTTCTCTTTCGCTCTTTTTATGATGTCTGCAAGAGCCATGCTGCCGGCCTGGTCAGAGATTTTTAAATTAAATATCACTCCTGATGAAAGAGGAAAGGTTTTTTCTAAAGGATCGACAGTCAATTATCTCGCCAATATCGCCATTCCTCTTCTGATTGCGCCCTTCATGGATTGGCATCCTGCCAACTGGAAATGGATTTTCTTTTTACTCGCCTTCATACAGCTATTCCACGTCCTTTTGCTCTTTCGGCTCAAGGTCAATTTAGCCAATTACTGCGAACACCCTCTTAATGGACCGAAAGAAGGTTTTTCGCTGCAATCGGTCATTGTGGGCCCTTGGAAAAACAGTTTAAATTTAATCAAGCAAAGGCCAGACTTTCGCAATTACCAGCTCGTGTTCTTGTTCGGTGGAACAGGTTTAATCTTGGCCCAACCCGTTTTACCTCTGTTTTTCGAGCAAGTTCTCCAACTTTCCTATACCCAACTCGCGTTTGCCGTTTCGCTCTGTAAAGGAATCGGCTTCGCCTTGACTTCGCCCATTTGGGCCCAGTGGTTCAACCGCATCTCCATCAATTTATTTAACTTCTACGTCACAGCATTCGCCGGTCTCTTCGCCATCATGTTGGTCTTGATGAATCAGCAAATCGAGTGGCTTTATGTGGCATATCTCATCTATGGAGTAATGCAGGCTGGAAGTGAATTGAGCTGGAACTTAGCCGGCCCCCAGTTTGCCCAAAAAGAAGACAGCACCCTATTTACGAGCGTCAACGTTGCCATGGTCGGCCTAAGAGGATGCGTCGCTCCTTTTCTTGGAGAACTTCTCTTCTTATCCTCTAACTTTACAGTCGTCTTTCTATGCAGCGCATCCTTTTGCTTAACAGGTGCCTGCTACTCGATTTGGCTCGATGTCCAATCCAGAAAAGCGGCCCAACAATCTGTTTTGAATTAA
- a CDS encoding valine--tRNA ligase, with protein MADLQKAYEAKTIDAKWYQFWEGRGYFKADPHSPKPAYCIVIPPPNVTGVLHMGHALVNTLQDILIRWKRMLGFETLWVPGTDHAGIATQMVVERHLIKTQGKKRKDFSREEFLEHVWTWKEKSETRIIEQLKRLGSSCDWSRLRFTMDENNSRAVRTMFKKLFDAGLIYRGDYLVNWDPVTQTALADDEVEYEEKQSFLWHFKYPLADGSGFIHIATTRPETMLGDTAVAVSPNDERYTGLVGKQVMLPLMNRPISIIADHHVDPAFGTGMVKITPAHDPNDYQMGLNHHLPFINIMTPDGKINANGGQFEGMSMAEAREAVIESMKELGLLEKVEPHVNRIGVSYRSKAIIEPYLSKQWFVRMDGFAKKLREIVQNGEVKLIPSHWENTYFHWIDNLRDWCISRQLWWGHRIPIWYHKDDPTRLICHDSLDLPEEVKQAPDEWIQDTDVLDTWFSSALWPFATLGWPEKTPELEKFYPNSVLVTGHDILFFWVARMILMGDYAMDKPPFPETFLHGLIYGKSYWRQHSDGGILYASEQERLDYDLGKPIPKDVFSKWEKMSKSKGNIIDPLEMIDQYGTDAVRMALCASATQARQIDLDRRRFEEFKNFANKIWNGARFVLMNLDGDEQQGTLPLTAEAFSQGLDESLFSLEDRWILSTLNRTVKSVNHHLQHYQFDQAATEAYDFFWKEFCAYYVEIVKPVLFGKTGSAQERINKQKLLVIVLCQAIRLIHPMAPFITEELFHILKERLAGLEEVEESDPYTKECIQALQSTACLVAPYPRVIRPEDSNEQIDQTFALMEQMVYTIRNIRGEMKLSPGVATDVYIIGQSDDPEWQTVKENTALIAALVRTQRIEVQSQESPIGFACTGVFHALKIQLPLPEEMLKQEKVRLSKEQEKLQASLEKLKTQLANPDFVNRAPAQLIEKLQQQVSQGEVELQEIKHKLSTLP; from the coding sequence ATGGCCGACTTACAAAAAGCTTATGAAGCAAAAACAATCGATGCAAAGTGGTATCAATTCTGGGAAGGGCGTGGCTATTTTAAGGCCGATCCCCACTCACCCAAGCCAGCTTACTGCATTGTTATCCCCCCTCCCAATGTAACAGGGGTCTTACACATGGGGCACGCATTAGTCAATACTTTGCAGGATATTTTGATTCGTTGGAAGCGGATGCTCGGATTCGAAACCCTATGGGTTCCAGGAACCGACCACGCCGGAATAGCTACGCAAATGGTCGTTGAAAGGCATTTAATTAAAACGCAAGGAAAGAAGAGAAAAGACTTTTCTCGCGAAGAGTTTTTGGAACACGTATGGACATGGAAAGAAAAAAGCGAAACACGCATTATAGAACAGCTCAAGCGGCTTGGAAGCTCCTGTGACTGGTCTAGATTGCGCTTCACAATGGATGAAAACAATAGCCGCGCTGTCCGCACAATGTTCAAGAAATTGTTCGATGCCGGTCTCATTTACCGTGGAGACTACCTTGTTAACTGGGATCCCGTCACTCAAACGGCTTTAGCTGACGACGAAGTCGAATATGAAGAAAAACAGTCCTTTTTATGGCACTTTAAATACCCCTTAGCAGATGGATCGGGCTTCATTCACATCGCCACCACACGTCCGGAAACAATGCTCGGTGATACAGCCGTTGCTGTCTCTCCTAACGATGAACGCTACACTGGCTTAGTGGGTAAACAGGTGATGCTTCCTCTCATGAATCGCCCCATCTCCATCATCGCCGATCACCACGTTGACCCAGCTTTTGGGACCGGTATGGTCAAAATTACGCCAGCTCATGATCCAAACGACTATCAAATGGGTCTCAACCATCACTTGCCATTTATCAACATCATGACACCTGACGGTAAAATCAATGCCAATGGAGGACAATTCGAAGGCATGTCCATGGCAGAGGCCAGAGAGGCTGTCATCGAAAGCATGAAAGAATTAGGGCTACTTGAAAAGGTTGAACCCCATGTCAATCGCATCGGTGTTTCTTATCGATCAAAAGCCATCATCGAACCCTACCTATCTAAACAGTGGTTTGTTCGCATGGATGGATTTGCCAAAAAACTGCGCGAAATCGTCCAGAATGGGGAAGTCAAACTTATTCCTTCCCACTGGGAAAATACCTATTTTCACTGGATTGATAACCTTCGTGACTGGTGCATCAGTCGGCAGCTCTGGTGGGGACACCGCATTCCCATTTGGTATCACAAAGATGATCCAACACGCCTCATTTGCCACGACAGCCTAGACCTGCCTGAAGAAGTAAAACAAGCACCTGATGAATGGATTCAAGATACTGACGTCTTAGACACATGGTTTTCATCGGCTCTATGGCCATTTGCGACTCTTGGATGGCCCGAGAAGACTCCGGAACTAGAAAAATTTTATCCCAACTCTGTACTCGTCACAGGCCACGACATTTTATTTTTCTGGGTCGCACGCATGATTTTGATGGGAGACTACGCTATGGACAAGCCTCCCTTCCCAGAAACATTCTTACACGGCCTCATCTACGGAAAGTCCTACTGGCGCCAGCATTCAGATGGCGGTATTCTCTATGCCAGCGAACAAGAGCGATTGGACTACGACCTGGGCAAGCCCATACCTAAAGATGTTTTTTCAAAATGGGAAAAAATGTCCAAATCCAAAGGAAACATCATCGATCCACTCGAAATGATCGATCAATACGGCACGGACGCCGTCCGTATGGCCCTTTGCGCAAGCGCTACACAAGCGCGTCAAATCGATTTAGACCGCCGCCGATTCGAAGAATTTAAAAACTTCGCCAATAAAATTTGGAACGGCGCTCGCTTTGTACTTATGAATTTAGATGGTGATGAGCAGCAGGGAACCTTGCCATTGACAGCAGAAGCCTTTTCACAAGGACTCGACGAGTCGCTCTTCTCCTTAGAAGACCGCTGGATCCTCTCTACATTGAACCGTACAGTCAAGAGCGTTAACCATCACCTCCAGCACTATCAGTTCGATCAAGCCGCAACCGAAGCCTACGACTTTTTCTGGAAAGAGTTCTGCGCTTACTATGTCGAAATTGTCAAACCCGTTTTATTTGGAAAAACAGGCTCGGCGCAAGAGCGGATCAATAAGCAAAAACTCCTTGTCATTGTTCTCTGCCAAGCCATTCGCTTGATTCATCCAATGGCTCCTTTTATCACAGAAGAGCTTTTCCATATCCTAAAAGAGCGCTTGGCAGGTTTGGAAGAGGTTGAAGAGAGCGATCCCTACACAAAGGAATGCATTCAAGCCTTACAAAGCACAGCCTGCTTAGTTGCGCCCTACCCTCGAGTCATCAGACCCGAAGACAGCAATGAACAGATTGACCAAACTTTTGCCCTGATGGAACAGATGGTCTATACCATCCGCAATATCCGTGGCGAAATGAAACTATCACCAGGCGTTGCAACGGATGTTTATATCATTGGACAATCCGATGATCCGGAATGGCAAACTGTCAAAGAAAACACGGCCCTCATTGCAGCCCTCGTACGTACCCAAAGAATCGAAGTGCAGTCGCAAGAATCGCCGATCGGCTTTGCCTGTACGGGTGTTTTCCATGCCCTAAAGATCCAGCTTCCCTTGCCAGAAGAGATGCTCAAACAAGAAAAAGTCCGCTTAAGCAAAGAACAGGAAAAATTACAGGCATCTTTAGAAAAACTAAAAACACAGCTCGCAAATCCTGATTTCGTCAACAGAGCCCCGGCTCAATTGATCGAAAAACTCCAGCAGCAAGTCTCTCAGGGAGAAGTCGAACTCCAAGAAATTAAACATAAATTGTCCACTCTCCCCTAA
- a CDS encoding NUDIX hydrolase: protein MLANKPFELPTIEESTLIFEESLIKIQRDTLKLKDSPPYRYYSLLTPPYAVVILALTHNGTYVLNEEYRHPTKRILLSCPGGFLNDEKEDPIEAAKRELEEETGFHAETFTLIGSAYPYAGISRQKTFYVKATGTVLTTSPSLEPSEIIRTRLITPQQLNQTMAEFELDGTLCTALFFNARHHS from the coding sequence ATGCTAGCTAACAAACCTTTCGAACTTCCAACTATCGAAGAAAGCACCCTAATTTTCGAAGAATCGCTCATCAAAATACAACGCGACACGCTTAAGCTCAAAGATAGCCCTCCTTATCGCTACTATTCTCTGCTCACTCCCCCTTACGCTGTAGTCATTCTGGCCCTTACGCACAACGGAACTTACGTCCTAAATGAAGAGTATCGCCATCCCACTAAAAGAATTTTACTGAGCTGCCCAGGTGGTTTTTTAAACGATGAGAAAGAAGACCCTATCGAAGCTGCAAAAAGAGAGCTGGAAGAAGAGACGGGATTTCATGCCGAAACCTTTACCCTCATCGGCAGTGCCTACCCTTACGCAGGCATAAGCAGACAAAAGACTTTTTACGTCAAAGCCACAGGAACCGTTTTAACAACCTCCCCCTCCTTAGAACCATCAGAAATCATCCGCACACGCTTAATCACACCGCAACAACTCAATCAAACCATGGCTGAATTCGAGCTCGATGGAACCTTATGCACAGCCCTGTTTTTCAATGCTCGACATCACTCTTAG
- a CDS encoding IS1 family transposase (programmed frameshift) yields MLLECPACSSTSIKKNGHIHNGKQNHQCLACGRQFVLDPQQKIINEEKRSLIRQALLERVSLEGVCRIFNVSMPWLLQFINEIIKELPGDLNATVTCADELEVAFVELDEQWSYVKKKDNQQWLWLVFHSKTRQVLAMHVGKRTRQAAECLLEKLPEGLKKKAIFYTDKFSVYYETIPWLQHRPVGKESGKTSYIERFNNTLRQRCSRLVRKTLSFSKKLANHIGMLKYFICDYNQRRALHL; encoded by the exons ATGCTTCTAGAATGTCCAGCTTGCTCTTCAACATCGATCAAAAAAAATGGTCATATTCACAACGGAAAGCAAAATCACCAATGCCTTGCTTGTGGACGACAGTTTGTCCTTGATCCTCAGCAGAAAATAATTAATGAAGAGAAGAGATCGTTGATTCGCCAAGCACTTCTCGAACGAGTTTCTCTTGAGGGGGTCTGCCGAATTTTTAATGTGAGCATGCCATGGCTTTTGCAATTTATTAATGAAATTATCAAAGAACTCCCGGGTGATCTGAATGCGACGGTAACCTGTGCTGATGAGCTTGAAGTGGCTTTTGTTGAGTTAGATGAGCAATGGAGTTATGTTAAAAAAAAAGATAATCAGCAGTGGTTATGGCTTGTTTTTCATTCCAAAACTCGGCAGGTTTTGGCAATGCATGTTGGTAAGCGAACAAGACAAGCAGCTGAATGCTTATTAGAAAAATTGCCCGAAG GACTTAAAAAAAAAGCCATCTTTTATACAGATAAGTTCTCTGTTTACTATGAAACCATTCCATGGCTTCAACATCGACCGGTTGGAAAAGAATCAGGTAAAACAAGCTACATTGAAAGATTTAATAATACCCTCAGACAAAGATGCTCTCGACTGGTGAGAAAGACTCTTTCTTTTTCGAAAAAACTAGCAAACCATATAGGTATGCTAAAATATTTTATTTGTGACTACAATCAAAGGCGAGCATTACATCTTTAG
- the pknD gene encoding serine/threonine-protein kinase PknD — MTDSSFTCPYCQNSCILSLAAQPAFCPFCGKSQQSSNIAAPVQSDFHQIIRSIGKGGMGEVFLAYDPFCERQIALKKIRSDLLDHPQIRKRFLKEAHMTCQLTHPAIIPIYTIRSDANMAYYTMPFVEGETLKQIIRKTKQQEKKGEKLDHLGGSILALMRVFITICQAVAYAHSKGVLHRDLKPENIIIGKYGEVMILDWGLAKSINSPSDDEGLIPPLPSSVSRQKDITRAGKVVGTVAYMAPERALGQPANIQTDIYSLGVILYQLLTLKSPFKRGTLEEFRKNMTREEWIDPVVAAPYREVPRMLASFTEKCLALDLQERYQSVDELINDVENYIEGRSDWFHMAQLDIEQKDDWEFQENILIAEHIAITRMTEEAEWVSLMISKQSFAGNSKIEADVCLGENGHGIGFLLSIPEAGERAHINEGYCLWLGSDLNRSTKLLRSNVEVVHAPDIFLKRQQWYRVRIEKIDKTIHVYINDTLQFSYIAHIPLIGTHIGLLSRDADFEISPLQIYVGSLNIMVNCLAVPDAFLAHRDYIQALSDYRRIAYSFPDRSEGREALFRAGLTFLEQAKNAEDKSTLLDEALNEFEKLHGSPSAPLENLGKALVYQALNDNEEEIKCYELAYRRYPKHPLLPMLQEQIISRLHEVSRQQRITTYRFTLLTVRHLPLNAIDTHTRRLFNSLQKHWEILPFIEDSSSKNPISSHRTRFAIPLAFWLAKPYILGEIIDDSLHIEHFSTEDISNALFCLVELGSWEYAQEKLDAIQTFLPPPSNWKGIEACIACHTKPLAHVLSHYFPAPLDSIEPNEMRALLYVMDAALNHSQTDLVHACAQLIEQCELSFEAQLQFNCRRIWAYLLDKNWHSSGELIYAYPVELLNNDSTPLHFLYGCWLQGTEGAEMAEIHFTGLLPVLYPRSWTLASQELIGNLSNSWFDKAFLWERRQLYRQLALYYHCAVNAEKKAFYQKLFTEQFTHAS, encoded by the coding sequence TTGACTGATTCCTCTTTTACCTGTCCTTACTGCCAAAATAGCTGCATCCTTTCTCTTGCGGCTCAGCCTGCGTTTTGCCCTTTTTGCGGCAAGTCTCAGCAAAGCTCAAACATAGCCGCCCCTGTTCAATCTGATTTTCACCAGATCATCAGGAGCATCGGTAAAGGAGGAATGGGAGAGGTGTTTTTGGCCTACGATCCCTTTTGCGAAAGGCAAATCGCCTTAAAAAAAATACGCTCGGATCTCCTCGACCATCCCCAAATTAGGAAGCGCTTTTTAAAAGAAGCCCATATGACCTGTCAGCTGACTCACCCAGCAATTATCCCGATTTACACTATCCGCTCAGACGCAAACATGGCCTACTACACCATGCCTTTCGTTGAAGGCGAAACCCTCAAGCAAATCATCCGCAAGACGAAGCAGCAGGAGAAAAAAGGAGAAAAACTTGATCACCTTGGGGGATCAATTTTAGCCCTCATGCGCGTATTCATAACCATTTGTCAAGCTGTTGCCTACGCTCATTCCAAAGGGGTCTTACACCGCGATCTTAAACCGGAAAACATCATCATTGGAAAATATGGTGAAGTCATGATTTTGGATTGGGGCCTTGCTAAATCGATCAACAGCCCCTCAGACGACGAAGGGCTCATCCCCCCACTTCCAAGCTCCGTATCCCGACAAAAAGATATCACCCGTGCCGGTAAAGTCGTGGGAACGGTTGCCTACATGGCTCCTGAAAGAGCTCTTGGACAGCCTGCCAACATTCAAACAGATATTTACTCGCTCGGCGTCATTTTATACCAGCTGCTTACTTTAAAGAGCCCCTTTAAGAGGGGAACTTTAGAAGAGTTCAGAAAAAATATGACCCGCGAAGAGTGGATCGATCCGGTTGTCGCAGCCCCATACAGGGAAGTGCCGCGCATGCTTGCAAGCTTTACTGAAAAGTGCCTGGCGCTTGATCTCCAAGAGCGTTACCAATCGGTTGACGAGCTCATCAATGATGTGGAAAACTATATTGAAGGGCGCTCTGACTGGTTTCACATGGCCCAGCTGGATATCGAGCAAAAAGACGATTGGGAATTTCAAGAAAATATCTTAATCGCCGAACACATAGCAATTACCCGGATGACAGAAGAAGCTGAGTGGGTCAGCCTCATGATCTCTAAACAATCGTTTGCAGGAAATAGTAAAATCGAAGCCGATGTGTGCTTAGGAGAAAATGGCCACGGCATTGGTTTTCTGCTCAGCATTCCTGAAGCAGGAGAGCGCGCCCATATTAATGAGGGATATTGCCTATGGCTCGGCTCTGATCTTAATCGATCGACTAAGCTACTTCGCTCAAACGTCGAAGTGGTGCACGCACCCGACATTTTTTTAAAAAGACAGCAGTGGTACCGCGTCCGCATTGAAAAAATCGATAAAACAATCCACGTCTATATCAACGACACACTGCAGTTTTCTTACATTGCCCACATTCCCTTAATAGGAACGCACATCGGCTTGTTATCCCGCGATGCAGATTTTGAAATAAGCCCTCTGCAAATTTATGTAGGAAGCTTAAATATCATGGTTAACTGCCTTGCCGTCCCCGACGCCTTTTTAGCACATCGCGACTACATACAAGCCTTAAGTGATTACCGTCGCATCGCTTATTCTTTCCCAGATCGATCAGAAGGCCGAGAAGCGCTCTTCCGCGCCGGATTAACCTTTCTCGAACAAGCCAAAAACGCTGAAGATAAAAGCACACTTTTGGATGAGGCCTTAAACGAATTTGAAAAACTCCACGGAAGCCCAAGCGCTCCTTTGGAGAACCTAGGCAAAGCGCTTGTTTATCAGGCCTTAAATGACAACGAAGAAGAAATTAAATGCTACGAACTGGCCTATAGACGCTATCCCAAGCATCCCCTCTTACCTATGCTGCAAGAACAAATTATCTCTCGCTTGCATGAAGTCTCACGGCAACAGCGCATTACAACCTACCGCTTTACCCTCTTAACAGTGCGGCATCTTCCGTTAAATGCCATCGACACGCACACGCGCCGCTTATTTAACAGCCTCCAAAAACACTGGGAAATCCTGCCTTTCATCGAAGACAGCTCGTCAAAAAACCCCATCTCCTCCCACCGCACACGCTTTGCCATTCCTCTTGCCTTCTGGCTGGCTAAACCCTACATCCTTGGGGAAATCATCGACGATTCGTTGCATATCGAGCACTTTTCTACAGAAGACATCAGCAACGCCCTCTTCTGCCTCGTCGAACTGGGATCCTGGGAATACGCTCAAGAAAAATTGGACGCCATTCAAACCTTTCTCCCCCCTCCCTCTAATTGGAAAGGGATCGAGGCATGCATTGCCTGCCATACCAAACCACTCGCACACGTTCTATCACACTATTTCCCGGCCCCGCTCGACTCAATCGAGCCAAACGAGATGCGCGCCCTCTTGTATGTAATGGATGCAGCACTCAACCATTCACAAACGGATTTAGTTCATGCCTGTGCACAATTAATTGAGCAATGCGAACTCTCATTCGAGGCGCAACTCCAATTCAATTGCAGACGCATCTGGGCCTATCTACTAGACAAAAACTGGCATAGCTCAGGCGAACTCATCTATGCCTATCCAGTGGAACTATTAAATAATGACTCGACACCGCTCCACTTCCTATACGGATGTTGGCTGCAAGGAACCGAAGGCGCAGAAATGGCAGAAATCCACTTTACAGGGCTCTTACCCGTCCTCTACCCTAGGTCCTGGACACTTGCTAGCCAAGAACTCATCGGCAATCTCTCCAATTCTTGGTTCGACAAAGCCTTTCTTTGGGAAAGGCGGCAGCTCTATCGTCAATTGGCTCTTTACTATCACTGTGCTGTAAATGCAGAAAAAAAGGCCTTTTATCAAAAACTCTTTACCGAACAATTTACCCATGCTAGCTAA